The bacterium genome includes the window AAGATAAAGGGTTTGCCGGAGTACAACACATCATCGGCTTTCAAAGTAAGCGCCACCGGCGCATAACCATTGTACGCCGTGAGCGATAAATATACATACGGCAGAAGCCCGCGGCGCCCTTTGCGTTGATTAAAAAGCCGCCCGATGTAAGCATCGTAACCGATACCGGCAAATCCGAAAAATAACCGCTCCTGTGGGCCATCAGTGAGTTGCCCGACATCAATGCGGCGAACTTTTCCGTTTGGAATACCTTGTACTGCCGTGGATGGCTTAAGTGGTATCGCCAAACCGCGTGCCAAACCATTGCCTGAACCGTAAGGGATAATCGTAAAAGCCGAATCAGAATCCATAACGCCCTGTGCCGTTTCATTGGCCGTGCCGTCTCCGCCTGCCGATGCGATAACATCATATCCTTGTTGCACTAAATTTCGCGCCATTACCGTCGCATCGCCCGGGCCTTGGGTTTTGTGTAATGTTATCGTATGACCCTGAGCAACCAATTTGCCGGCCAAAGCGCTAACCTCTTCGTATGCATTATGATGCGTTCCCGCACGCGGGTTGACGATAAAACCTATTTTCATCTATTGTTCGACTACACCTTTCCCAATTTTAACTGCAACGTAAGACGCTTCTTTTCGCGTAATACCTCGACATCTACGACATCGCCGGCACGCAAGTCGTCGCCTAACGTGATTTTTCGAAAATCGTATTCTGAATTGATCGGTTTATCATTGATTTTTACGATAAGATCGCCGACCAGCAATCCGGCATTTTCAGCCGGGCCGTTTTTGATAATTTCGGAAACGACGATACCTCGTAATTCTTTTAGACCAAGGTATTTGGCGATCATTTGATCCACCTGCTGATAGCGAAAACCCATCGTAAAATAACGATCCACCTTACCGTTGGATTTTAGTTCGGATATAATTTTATCTATGCGATGAATCGGTATTGCAAACCCGATACCGATACTCGTTTTTGAAGTGTTACTTCCGCTGTAAATGAAAGTATTCATCCCTATCACTTCGCCATTACTGTTCAGTAAAGGCCCCCCGCTATTTCCACCGTTAATCGCAGCGTCGGTTTGTATCATGTTTTGGTAGACGTGATCGTTATCTACGAGCCCGAAATCACGATTGGTCGCACTGATCACACCGACCGTTACCGTAGGTTGGCTATTGATGTCAAACAAACCGAACGGATTGCCCATGGCAATAACCCATTCGCCGATAAGCAGTTTTTCCGAATCGCCAAATTCGAGATATTTGAGTTTGCGCTCCGGTTCGATCTTGAGTAACGCGATGTCCGTAGTTTTATCGCCGCCGACTATTTTAGCGGGATATTTTGTACCGTCGGTCAATGTAACAA containing:
- a CDS encoding diacylglycerol kinase family lipid kinase, whose amino-acid sequence is MKIGFIVNPRAGTHHNAYEEVSALAGKLVAQGHTITLHKTQGPGDATVMARNLVQQGYDVIASAGGDGTANETAQGVMDSDSAFTIIPYGSGNGLARGLAIPLKPSTAVQGIPNGKVRRIDVGQLTDGPQERLFFGFAGIGYDAYIGRLFNQRKGRRGLLPYVYLSLTAYNGYAPVALTLKADDVLYSGKPFILAIANTDEYGNGARIAPNALPDDGAFDISMIQSMSFVKGLLNGWRLFNGTIDKVKDVVSLRVQEAEVIPSGKIYYHMDGEARETNNTLHFKILPGRLKVLVPN
- a CDS encoding trypsin-like peptidase domain-containing protein; the protein is MKRWGLIFFFVCFSLVAQDDITSSRQNAITRSVKKALPAVVGINVVQIQEFTYGNPFFNDDFFSQFFPKQKYYDKVKGLGSGFIISSDGYIVTNHHVINGAVEIVVTLTDGTKYPAKIVGGDKTTDIALLKIEPERKLKYLEFGDSEKLLIGEWVIAMGNPFGLFDINSQPTVTVGVISATNRDFGLVDNDHVYQNMIQTDAAINGGNSGGPLLNSNGEVIGMNTFIYSGSNTSKTSIGIGFAIPIHRIDKIISELKSNGKVDRYFTMGFRYQQVDQMIAKYLGLKELRGIVVSEIIKNGPAENAGLLVGDLIVKINDKPINSEYDFRKITLGDDLRAGDVVDVEVLREKKRLTLQLKLGKV